The Henckelia pumila isolate YLH828 chromosome 2, ASM3356847v2, whole genome shotgun sequence genome includes a window with the following:
- the LOC140879641 gene encoding ethylene-insensitive protein 2.2, which yields MRKMETENLTTTSQSTIRERMLASAGPLLWIAISYVDPGKWAAAVEGGARFGLDLSLLLLLINVAAILYQYLSACVAIATGKDLAQVCNEEYDDMTCILLGVLAEISMIALDLTMVLGTAYGLNAVFGIDIFNCVFLTGFDAILFPFLSSLFENPKAKFLSTCLASFILVFCIFGLLISQPESSFPMGGMLTKLNGESAYALMSLLGANIMPYNFYLHSSAVKLTQGKLNLSKGTLCQDHFFAIICIFSGIFLLNYMLTNLAANVLYSTGPVLLTLQDALSLLDQVFRNSVASVGLIFIMFCSSQLIALRWYLGRQVIIQDLFKTDIPGWLHRATIRIIAIIPALYCVWNTGAEGIFQLLIFTQVLVGLLLPSSAIPLFRIASSRSIMGAYKIPMLLELFTLISFVGILGIQIVFVVEMIFGSSDWVSSLKWNIENSVPIPYLILLLGAFSSLCLMLWLGTTPLKSASSAVDAQALIWDIRTAAPEPCANADQTESRASQHHLDSAIEQREPLLPFDKFGDDQNVVVSGADPKFTETHKDPAYDLCMNTGQEIISEVASPGSEFSEPSATIGEMSEPISLHNEVLESKLPVASSLSPEPKYLDEKTSPNDEYLPQEKGDEVDPWEPEESTKDVPDGSQSLVSDGPGSFRSFSGKSDEMGSGAGSLSRLAGLGRAARRQLTTTLDEFWGQLFDFHGLTTQEAKSKKLDVLLGTDPKVDIKSSLAPPKLDSACKDSTGYIPSVGARGSDSLRTSSFYNSPKPQIAQSGIGSPLGVHKGSSMWSPSLQLLDAYGRNSSHNALDSGERRYHSVHVPAASDGYNQQPATVHGYDLAWYLGRTAIDKGSDHKVDQLESLKQKSTLPVKSNPKEFARTLGQKSQNGLRTLTPPGFHNVPVSRNSSLNIERSFHELSAPDHVDLANNPADLKKFYSLPDISGLYVPHRDSSVTGNHDNFTGYGQSISRLAREQTYQSASSWAGAPLGFSELSPSKVCRDAFSLQFNSGLAAKSLWHKQPYEQFGVADKPLSSTQETTSIAEFEAKLLQSFRSCIMKLLKLEGFDWLFRQNDGTDEDLIDRVAARERVLCEVEARAIDRKLGSAMKNDDADHTKLMSVPNCGEGCVWRADIVVSFGVWCIHRILELSLMESRPELWGKYTYVLNRLQGIIDLAFTKPRSPPVPCFCLEIPPGYERKSSPPISNGSLPPPAKMARGKFTTASMLLDMIKDVEIAISCRKGRTGTAAGDVAFPKGKENLASVLKRYKRRLTIKPVGSQEPGHGSRKL from the exons ATGAGAAAAATGGAAACAGAGAATTTGACCACTACTAGTCAGTCAACAATTCGTGAGCGGATGCTTGCTTCTGCTGGACCTTTACTTTGGATTGCTATCAGCTATGTAGACCCTGGAAAGTGGGCTGCTGCTGTAGAGGGAGGTGCTCGATTTGGACTTGATTTGTCTTTACTTTTGCTTCTCATAAATGTTGCTGCTATTTTGTATCAGTACCTATCTGCTTGTGTAGCAATTGCCACCGGAAAAGATCTTGCCCAG GTTTGCAACGaggaatatgatgatatgacatGCATACTCTTAGGAGTTCTGGCAGAGATCTCAATGATAGCTTTGGATCTCACTATG GTCCTGGGCACTGCTTATGGCCTCAACGCCGTCTTTGGAATTGACatatttaattgtgtttttttGACTGGCTTTGATGCTATTTTGTTTCCGTTTCTCTCCAGCCTCTTT GAGAATCCCAAGGCAAAGTTCTTATCCACATGCTTGGCAAGCTTTATATTAGTATTTTGTATTTTTGGGTTGCTCATAAGTCAACCAGAAAGTTCGTTTCCCATGGGTGGGATGCTTACAAAGCTGAATGGAGAAAGTGCATATGCATTGATGAGTCTCCTCGGGGCAAATATTATGCCTTACAATTTTTACCTTCATTCTTCTGCTGTAAAG TTAACTCAAGGGAAACTTAATCTTTCTAAAGGGACCTTGTGTCAGGACCATTTTTTTGCCATTATCTGTATCTTCAGTGGCATTTTCCTGCTCAACTATATGCTTACGAATTTGGCGGCTAATGTGTTATATAGTACTGGGCCAGTTTTGCTTACCTTACAGGATGCATTGTCTTTGCTGGATCAG GTGTTTAGGAACTCAGTGGCTTCAGTTGGTTTGATATTTATCATGTTTTGCTCTAGTCAGCTAATAGCATTACGATGGTATCTCGGAAGACAAGTCATTATCCAAGATTTGTTTAAAACCGACATTCCTGGCTGGCTTCATCGGGCTACCATCCGAATAATTGCTATAATCCCAGCCCTCTACTGTGTATGGAATACAGGAGCCGAAGGGATATTTCAACTCCTGATCTTTACACAGGTTTTAGTTGGCCTTTTACTTCCATCTTCTGCTATCCCCCTATTCCGCATTGCTTCATCAAGATCAATAATGGGTGCATACAAAATACCTATGCTGTTGGAATTATTCACATTAATCTCATTTGTTGGTATACTGGGGATTCAGATTGTCTTTGTCGTAGAGATGATATTCGGCAGTAGTGACTGGGTTAGTAGTTTGAAATGGAACATTGAAAACAGTGTTCCTATTCCTTATCTTATTCTTCTACTTGGTGCCTTTTCGTCCCTCTGCTTGATGCTTTGGCTGGGTACAACACCGTTGAAATCTGCAAGCTCTGCAGTAGATGCTCAGGCATTGATCTGGGACATAAGAACTGCTGCGCCTGAGCCATGCGCAAATGCAGACCAAACCGAAAGTCGTGCATCCCAGCATCATTTAGACAGTGCCATAGAACAGCGGGAACCTTTATTGCCATTTGATAAATTTGGAGACGATCAAAACGTCGTGGTTTCAGGTGCTGATCCCAAATTTACTGAAACGCATAAGGATCCGGCATATGATCTATGTATGAATACTGGTCAGGAGATAATATCTGAAGTGGCAAGCCCTGGTTCAGAATTTTCTGAGCCATCTGCAACCATCGGAGAAATGTCTGAGCCTATATCTTTGCATAATGAGGTTCTTGAAAGCAAACTACCAGTTGCTAGCTCATTGAGCCCTGAGCCAAAGTATTTGGATGAGAAGACATCACCAAATGACGAATATTTGCCACAGGAGAAGGGTGATGAGGTTGACCCTTGGGAGCCAGAAGAGTCGACTAAAGATGTTCCTGATGGTAGCCAGTCTTTGGTATCTGACGGTCCAGGATCATTCAGAAGTTTTAGTGGGAAAAGTGATGAGATGGGGAGCGGGGCTGGAAGCCTTTCAAGATTAGCAGGACTTGGTCGCGCTGCCAGACGCCAATTAACTACAACTCTTGATGAATTCTGGGGACAGCTTTTTGATTTCCATGGGCTAACAACCCAGGAAGCCAAGTCTAAGAAGCTGGATGTTTTACTGGGGACAGATCCAAAGGTAGATATAAAATCTTCACTTGCGCCCCCGAAATTGGATAGTGCGTGTAAGGATTCTACTGGATATATACCATCTGTAGGTGCAAGAGGATCTGATTCTCTGAGAACTTCTAGTTTTTACAATTCTCCAAAACCGCAGATTGCCCAGAGTGGTATTGGATCACCTCTTGGGGTTCACAAGGGTTCGTCGATGTGGTCTCCCAGTCTGCAGCTTTTAGATGCGTACGGTCGAAATTCCAGCCACAATGCACTCGACTCTGGTGAGAGGCGCTATCATAGCGTTCATGTTCCAGCAGCATCCGATGGCTACAACCAACAACCAGCCACTGTGCATGGCTATGATTTAGCTTGGTATCTAGGTCGAACGGCTATAGATAAAGGTTCTGATCATAAAGTTGATCAATTGGAATCATTAAAGCAAAAGTCGACTCTGCCagtcaaatcaaatccaaaagaGTTTGCTCGGACGTTGGGGCAGAAGTCACAGAATGGGTTGCGCACTCTGACTCCTCCTGGTTTTCACAATGTTCCTGTTTCTCGAAACAGTTCGTTGAATATTGAAAGGTCATTTCACGAGCTTTCTGCGCCTGATCATGTGGATTTGGCTAACAACCCAGCCGATTTGAAGAAATTTTACAGCTTGCCGGACATATCGGGGCTTTATGTCCCTCACCGAGATTCTTCTGTGACTGGTAATCATGATAATTTCACTGGATATGGGCAGTCCATTAGCCGCCTAGCACGTGAACAAACCTATCAGAGTGCTTCGTCATGGGCTGGTGCTCCTTTAGGATTTAGTGAGCTCTCTCCTTCGAAGGTCTGCAGAGATGCGTTTTCACTACAGTTCAATTCTGGTTTGGCTGCTAAGTCCCTGTGGCATAAGCAGCCCTATGAACAATTTGGTGTGGCTGATAAACCCCTGTCAAGTACACAAGAAACCACATCAATTGCGGAGTTTGAAGCCAAGCTTCTACAGTCTTTTAGAAGTTGCATCATGAAACTTCTGAAGTTAGAAGGATTTGACTGGCTGTTCAGACAAAATGATGGGACTGATGAGGACCTTATAGATCGGGTAGCTGCCCGGGAGAGAGTATTGTGTGAAGTTGAAGCAAGGGCCATTGATAGGAAGCTAGGTTCTGCCATGAAAAATGACGATGCAGACCATACAAAATTAATGTCGGTTCCAAATTGTGGTGAGGGATGTGTGTGGAGAGCTGATATTGTTGTAAGCTTTGGTGTTTGGTGCATCCACAGGATTCTTGAACTCTCACTTATGGAAAGCAGGCCTGAGCTCTGGGGTAAATACACTTATGTACTTAATCGTCTTCAG GGGATAATTGATCTGGCTTTTACAAAGCCTCGATCACCACCAGTTCCTTGCTTCTGCCTCGAGATTCCACCTGGATATGAAAGAAAGTCCAGCCCTCCTATTTCAAATGGTAGCTTGCCCCCGCCTGCTAAAATGGCTCGGGGAAAATTCACTACTGCATCTATGCTTTTAGACATGATCAAAGATGTTGAGATTGCCATATCTTGTCGAAAGGGACGAACAGGCACTGCAGCGGGTGATGTAGCTTTTCCTAAAGGAAAAGAGAACCTAGCATCGGTACTGAAAAGGTACAAAcgacgtttaacgattaaaccAGTTGGATCCCAGGAACCTGGGCATGGATCCCGAAAGTTGTAG